Proteins encoded together in one Oceanobacillus iheyensis HTE831 window:
- a CDS encoding YaaL family protein — MGKKLRKRDVDEELLNSLYHVEQEWKQLQQIVKQSIEPTQSGHHVEKLAKAKYMFLIREARIRKVSAVRV, encoded by the coding sequence ATGGGGAAAAAGTTAAGAAAAAGAGATGTAGATGAAGAATTATTAAATTCTCTGTACCATGTAGAACAAGAATGGAAACAACTTCAGCAAATTGTAAAACAAAGTATTGAACCAACACAAAGTGGTCACCATGTAGAAAAGTTAGCAAAGGCTAAATATATGTTTCTTATTCGTGAAGCACGTATACGTAAAGTAAGTGCGGTACGTGTTTAG
- a CDS encoding pro-sigmaK processing inhibitor BofA family protein, with protein MSSTVFISIIVGLIIILLLVGAPVKPMKYIGQATIKLGIGMLFLFFINVFGGAIGLHIPINIFTVFVSGFLGVFGIGSLAAIHLFVL; from the coding sequence ATGAGTTCGACCGTATTTATAAGTATTATTGTTGGTTTAATAATTATTCTATTACTCGTTGGAGCGCCTGTGAAGCCTATGAAGTATATTGGACAGGCCACCATTAAACTAGGAATTGGAATGTTGTTCTTATTTTTTATTAATGTGTTTGGGGGAGCAATTGGCCTCCATATTCCGATTAATATATTTACCGTTTTTGTATCAGGATTCTTAGGTGTGTTTGGTATCGGCTCGCTTGCTGCCATTCATCTCTTTGTATTGTAA
- a CDS encoding sigma factor G inhibitor Gin: MEHTNVFELECCGICEERKEQGIHLYTMFICTECEYNMIHTEPREEKYNYYLRKLKNMNQPKLYS, encoded by the coding sequence ATGGAGCATACAAACGTCTTTGAGCTAGAGTGTTGTGGTATATGTGAAGAAAGAAAAGAACAAGGAATTCACCTGTACACGATGTTCATATGCACGGAATGTGAGTATAACATGATCCATACAGAACCTAGAGAAGAGAAATATAATTACTATTTACGTAAACTAAAAAATATGAATCAACCAAAATTATATTCATAG